A single region of the Candidatus Binataceae bacterium genome encodes:
- a CDS encoding AAA family ATPase, producing the protein MYLSHFGLKEPPFGPTAPAQSLYLGMGHREGLAALEWGLSEPSGLTMLAGEVGAGKTTLVQALVSRGWRDVRVACVSDPGLSYPEMLRHIAEQLGAAPSGLDRFSLLRAIRDLLAALAPEGRAAVVFDEAQALSDEVLDELRLLSNLGAGALAPLKLVLVGQPELIERLKRPRFRALNQRIGARAFLNPLSSEESAAYIEHRMRAAGAEMRRVFTSRALNRVLVSAEGLPRRINILCHNAMMTAYAEGHRRVRASDVDAAVADYDNLRGACDTGDSVEVESNEPTVTGSSRRRGAALIAAAGVSAAAVLGGWYLVANGDFRARFDSTGAQEYRPQERAIAQSQSASPASASSRSASDDSQSESARQAQLALSAPSSPAAADSPRAEASNASVEPAGVVVQAGDTLSSIARNYLGSGDAAGVSRLMHANPQISDSNVIFPGQTVTLIPAPGSGNGESR; encoded by the coding sequence ATGTATCTTTCGCACTTCGGACTCAAGGAGCCGCCCTTCGGCCCCACCGCTCCTGCGCAGTCTCTCTACCTCGGCATGGGGCATCGCGAAGGTCTCGCGGCCCTCGAATGGGGGCTTAGCGAGCCGAGCGGGCTGACGATGCTCGCGGGCGAAGTCGGCGCGGGCAAGACCACGCTGGTACAGGCGCTGGTGTCTCGCGGATGGCGCGACGTGCGCGTCGCGTGCGTCAGCGATCCCGGGCTTTCGTATCCCGAGATGCTTCGCCATATCGCCGAGCAACTTGGCGCCGCGCCGTCGGGTCTCGACCGCTTCAGTCTGCTGCGCGCGATTCGCGATCTGCTCGCGGCGCTTGCTCCCGAGGGGCGCGCGGCGGTGGTTTTCGACGAAGCACAGGCGCTGAGCGACGAAGTGCTCGACGAACTCAGGCTGCTGTCGAATCTCGGCGCCGGTGCGCTGGCGCCGCTCAAACTCGTGCTGGTCGGACAGCCGGAGCTGATCGAGCGGCTTAAACGTCCACGTTTTCGCGCACTCAATCAGCGAATCGGTGCGCGCGCCTTTCTTAATCCACTCAGCAGCGAGGAAAGCGCGGCCTATATCGAGCATCGAATGCGCGCTGCCGGCGCAGAGATGCGACGGGTTTTCACGAGCCGCGCGCTGAACCGTGTGCTCGTAAGCGCCGAGGGATTGCCGCGGCGAATCAATATCCTCTGCCATAACGCGATGATGACGGCGTACGCCGAGGGCCATCGCCGGGTCCGCGCGTCCGACGTCGACGCGGCCGTTGCGGACTACGACAACCTGCGCGGCGCCTGCGACACGGGCGATTCGGTGGAAGTCGAAAGCAATGAGCCAACCGTGACCGGCTCGTCGCGGCGGCGAGGCGCTGCGCTAATCGCGGCGGCGGGAGTCTCGGCGGCTGCGGTGCTGGGCGGATGGTATCTCGTCGCGAACGGCGACTTTCGTGCACGGTTCGACTCCACGGGCGCACAAGAATATCGGCCGCAGGAAAGGGCGATCGCCCAATCGCAATCGGCAAGTCCAGCTTCCGCGTCAAGTCGTTCGGCGAGCGACGACAGCCAAAGCGAATCCGCTCGCCAGGCGCAGCTTGCGCTGTCGGCGCCGAGCAGTCCTGCGGCCGCCGACTCGCCGCGCGCCGAGGCCAGCAATGCGTCGGTAGAGCCGGCGGGAGTCGTCGTGCAAGCGGGCGACACGCTGAGCTCGATCGCCAGAAACTACCTCGGCAGTGGCGACGCCGCAGGCGTTTCGCGCCTGATGCACGCAAACCCGCAAATCAGTGATTCAAATGTCATTTTTCCCGGCCAGACGGTCACGCTCATTCCCGCCCCTGGCAGCGGTAACGGAGAATCGCGATGA
- a CDS encoding GumC family protein, whose translation MRDIQYWIEVIFRRRTLIQRVMLFVVGIVAAGSLIWPPLYESRSKVLVLPNAASILSSPGVTQDVDTPRNIANPVTEEELNSEVEILTNPYLIEDALEGEEAPAEGGPAQQASRALGLVTGIPGFMYGALHRMPHLTDHDAEILKLQSHVRVSLINRSNVIEVVFRAHDAAWSQKFLRRLMDAYLALHARVSHDPQAESFFEAQANLLRDKLHHSEEALRAAQIQTGIMSLGDQKSQSVLEYYTLDTEYRKTLSQLSGATQQISSLDAQLKETPHYTLKESRVVQNLALSQLKPQVLQMEAERAELLSRYQPTSQRIRDIDAKLDAARRILSRENHTEVQESTNDINPTWAALDAELAQSRTQVAALAASRDTLTSELDRNRQRMNSLTTDGVTIERLQRQVDADKDAYLSYIRKGEEARAAEALNQHRILNVSIVQAPTDPLLPIFPNVALNFIAAIALGFVLGLAAAFFEEWRDQRIYSAQAIREYTGLSTLAVLPDEM comes from the coding sequence ATGCGTGACATTCAATACTGGATCGAAGTGATATTCCGCCGCCGGACGTTGATTCAACGCGTGATGCTGTTCGTGGTCGGGATCGTCGCGGCCGGCTCGCTCATCTGGCCGCCGCTTTACGAGTCGCGCAGCAAGGTACTGGTGCTGCCCAACGCCGCGTCAATTCTGTCCTCGCCGGGCGTGACGCAGGACGTCGACACGCCGCGCAACATTGCCAATCCCGTGACCGAGGAAGAGCTCAACTCCGAAGTCGAGATACTGACTAATCCATATCTCATCGAAGACGCCCTCGAAGGTGAAGAGGCACCGGCCGAGGGCGGTCCGGCGCAGCAGGCCTCGCGCGCGCTCGGCCTCGTTACCGGGATCCCGGGTTTTATGTACGGCGCGCTGCATCGGATGCCGCATCTTACCGACCATGACGCGGAAATCCTGAAGCTCCAGAGCCATGTGCGGGTCTCGCTTATCAATCGCTCGAACGTGATCGAAGTCGTCTTCCGCGCCCACGATGCGGCTTGGTCGCAAAAATTCCTGCGCCGCCTGATGGACGCGTATCTCGCGCTGCACGCGCGGGTCTCGCACGATCCGCAGGCCGAGAGCTTCTTCGAGGCCCAGGCCAACCTGCTGCGCGACAAACTGCATCATTCGGAAGAAGCGCTGCGGGCCGCGCAGATCCAGACCGGGATCATGAGCCTCGGCGATCAGAAGTCGCAGTCGGTGCTCGAGTACTACACGCTCGATACTGAATATCGAAAAACCCTGAGCCAGCTGAGCGGCGCCACGCAGCAGATAAGCTCGCTCGACGCGCAGCTCAAAGAAACGCCCCATTACACGCTCAAGGAGTCGCGCGTGGTCCAGAACCTGGCGCTGTCGCAGCTCAAGCCGCAGGTCCTTCAGATGGAAGCGGAGCGCGCCGAGCTGCTGAGCCGCTACCAGCCGACCAGCCAGCGGATTCGCGATATCGATGCCAAGCTCGACGCGGCGCGCAGGATACTCAGTCGCGAGAATCACACCGAAGTCCAGGAATCGACCAACGACATCAATCCGACCTGGGCCGCCCTCGATGCAGAACTGGCGCAATCGCGCACCCAGGTTGCGGCACTCGCAGCGAGCCGCGACACGCTCACCTCCGAGCTCGACCGTAATCGCCAGCGGATGAACTCGCTCACCACCGACGGCGTGACGATCGAGCGCCTGCAGCGGCAAGTCGACGCCGACAAGGACGCGTATCTTTCTTACATCCGCAAGGGCGAAGAGGCGCGGGCCGCCGAAGCACTCAATCAGCATCGGATTTTGAACGTCAGTATCGTGCAGGCGCCGACGGATCCGCTGCTGCCGATCTTTCCCAACGTCGCGCTGAACTTTATAGCGGCAATCGCACTGGGCTTTGTGCTCGGGCTTGCGGCGGCGTTCTTCGAGGAATGGCGCGATCAGCGCATTTACTCGGCGCAAGCCATTCGTGAATACACCGGCCTCTCCACGCTCGCGGTGCTCCCGGACGAGATGTAA
- a CDS encoding acyltransferase, translating into MSTEGEQLTPHACVAPDVRLGARVRLAPFVNLYGCVVGDDTRIGAFVEVQRDATIGARCKVSSHSFICSGVTIEDGVFIGHGVVFINDRFPRATNPGGSLQTEDDWLMERTIIRRGASIGSGAIIMCGIEIGAGAMVAAGAIVTHDVPAGELAVGQPARMRALGPRMQSKRTLADDHKVR; encoded by the coding sequence ATGAGCACTGAGGGCGAGCAGCTGACGCCTCATGCTTGCGTCGCGCCCGACGTGCGCCTGGGTGCGCGCGTGCGGCTTGCGCCGTTCGTGAATCTCTACGGATGCGTCGTCGGCGACGACACACGGATCGGCGCGTTCGTCGAAGTTCAGCGCGACGCGACGATCGGCGCGCGATGCAAAGTTTCCAGTCACAGCTTTATCTGCTCGGGCGTGACCATCGAGGACGGCGTGTTTATCGGACATGGCGTCGTGTTTATCAACGACCGCTTTCCGCGCGCGACCAACCCGGGCGGCAGCCTGCAGACCGAGGACGACTGGCTGATGGAACGCACGATTATCCGCCGCGGCGCGTCGATCGGCAGCGGCGCGATCATTATGTGCGGCATCGAAATCGGCGCGGGCGCGATGGTCGCGGCGGGGGCGATCGTCACCCATGACGTTCCCGCCGGCGAGCTCGCAGTGGGACAGCCGGCGCGGATGCGCGCGCTTGGGCCACGGATGCAATCAAAGAGGACCTTGGCAGATGACCATAAAGTTCGTTGA
- a CDS encoding polysaccharide biosynthesis/export family protein: MISIGFLVCTLGFAACASTASNGDIKSAAAAPSSKLCLSALPSISDQSGDQSHYIIQPGDQLSISFYLSPEFDQKEITVRPDGIISLKLVGDLQAGGRTTDELASMLDKAYSTELRFPEASVLVTSMPGRVIYVAGQVTKPGEFPMHPGMTAAQAISAAGGLTPEAGPANVVVARRDACGNIDETPINLKALDRGKPGSDDMALLPADVVYVPRSGIANADLAIKQYVRDLLPIEPYLSLSPIP; encoded by the coding sequence ATGATTTCCATTGGCTTCCTCGTGTGCACGTTGGGCTTCGCCGCGTGCGCATCGACTGCTTCAAATGGGGACATCAAATCCGCCGCCGCTGCTCCATCTAGTAAATTATGCTTAAGTGCTTTACCTAGTATTTCCGACCAAAGCGGCGATCAATCTCACTATATAATTCAACCCGGCGATCAACTGTCTATATCTTTCTATCTCAGTCCTGAGTTTGATCAAAAGGAAATTACTGTCCGTCCCGACGGTATTATCAGCCTGAAGCTGGTCGGCGACCTGCAGGCCGGCGGGCGCACCACCGACGAGCTCGCCTCGATGCTCGATAAGGCGTACTCGACCGAGCTGCGCTTTCCCGAAGCCTCGGTGCTGGTCACCTCGATGCCCGGCCGGGTGATCTACGTGGCAGGCCAGGTGACCAAGCCCGGCGAATTCCCGATGCATCCCGGGATGACGGCGGCGCAGGCGATCTCGGCCGCCGGGGGCCTTACCCCGGAGGCTGGGCCGGCCAATGTCGTCGTCGCGCGGCGCGACGCCTGCGGCAATATCGACGAGACTCCTATCAATCTCAAGGCGCTCGACCGCGGCAAGCCCGGCAGCGACGACATGGCCCTGTTGCCCGCCGACGTGGTTTACGTGCCGCGCAGCGGTATCGCTAACGCCGACCTCGCGATCAAGCAGTACGTGCGCGACTTGCTGCCGATCGAACCTTATCTCTCGCTGTCGCCAATTCCGTGA
- a CDS encoding Gfo/Idh/MocA family oxidoreductase, with amino-acid sequence MRLERSTTSALPSTVISRPRHVSGIAVVGLGYWGPNWVRNLNQLKCADRIVCCDLSQDRRDSIARLYPGVETTADLDSVLDDPEIEAAVVATPISTHYPIGMQLLDAGKAVLIEKPLATSAEESLGLLERARRDGLTLMVGHTFEYSAPVLKIRELIDAGELGDIFYISSTRANLGLFQRDVNVVWDLATHDVSITLKLMGRMPQAVSCQGQSHCRTDIEDVALLALHFDHNQIAFIHVSWLDPNKIRRTTVVGSRKMLVYDDTALQEKIRVYDKGVTVLPRYDTFGDFQLSYRYGDIHIPRIEEVEPLRVECEHFVDCINAGSTPATDGMSGWRVVSVLEAANQSLKMGGRPVAIDSDGTVRNEH; translated from the coding sequence GTGAGGCTTGAACGCTCGACTACTTCCGCCCTTCCTTCGACCGTGATCAGTCGCCCCCGGCATGTCAGCGGCATCGCCGTAGTCGGGCTCGGCTACTGGGGACCCAACTGGGTCCGCAACCTGAATCAGCTCAAGTGCGCCGATCGCATCGTATGCTGCGATCTGAGCCAGGACCGCCGCGACAGTATCGCCAGGCTCTACCCGGGCGTCGAAACGACGGCCGACCTCGACAGCGTGCTCGACGATCCCGAGATCGAAGCCGCCGTCGTCGCCACGCCGATCAGCACTCACTACCCGATCGGGATGCAACTGCTCGACGCGGGCAAGGCGGTGTTGATTGAAAAGCCGCTGGCCACCTCAGCCGAGGAATCGCTTGGGCTGCTCGAGCGCGCACGGCGCGACGGGCTGACCCTGATGGTCGGGCATACGTTCGAGTACAGCGCGCCAGTGCTGAAAATCCGCGAACTAATCGACGCGGGCGAGCTCGGCGATATCTTCTACATCAGCTCGACCCGCGCCAACCTCGGACTCTTCCAGCGCGACGTCAACGTGGTGTGGGATCTTGCCACGCACGACGTGTCGATCACGCTCAAGCTGATGGGCCGGATGCCGCAGGCGGTCTCGTGCCAGGGCCAGAGTCATTGCCGCACCGATATCGAAGACGTAGCGCTACTGGCGCTCCATTTCGACCATAACCAGATCGCGTTCATCCACGTGAGCTGGCTCGATCCCAACAAGATCAGGCGCACGACCGTGGTCGGCTCGCGCAAGATGCTGGTGTACGACGACACGGCGCTGCAGGAGAAAATTCGCGTCTACGACAAGGGCGTCACCGTCCTGCCGCGCTACGACACCTTCGGCGATTTTCAGCTCTCGTATCGCTATGGCGATATCCATATTCCGCGCATCGAGGAAGTCGAGCCGCTGCGCGTCGAATGTGAGCACTTCGTCGATTGTATCAACGCGGGTTCGACACCGGCGACCGACGGGATGAGCGGATGGCGCGTGGTGAGCGTGCTCGAAGCCGCCAATCAGTCGCTCAAGATGGGCGGGCGGCCGGTCGCGATCGATTCGGACGGCACGGTGCGCAATGAGCACTGA